In Sphingomonas sp. R1, a single genomic region encodes these proteins:
- a CDS encoding YggS family pyridoxal phosphate-dependent enzyme produces MLQDDASQRLAAVQTAIARAAKIAGRKPADITLIAVSKTHDAATIQPLIDAGQRVFGENRVQEAQGKWPQLRETTSDIALHLVGQLQSNKADEAVALFDAIHGVDRPSLVAALAKAMDKADRRPACFLQVNIGDEPQKGGCPVAELPALLAEARAASLPVAGLMCVPPADLEAAPYFALLAKLARDYGLEGLSMGMSSDYETAVTLGATHIRVGTALFGERA; encoded by the coding sequence ATGCTTCAAGACGATGCCAGCCAGCGGCTCGCCGCGGTGCAGACCGCAATCGCCCGCGCCGCCAAGATTGCCGGCCGCAAGCCCGCCGACATCACCCTGATCGCGGTTTCCAAGACGCACGACGCCGCGACGATCCAGCCGCTGATCGATGCAGGCCAGCGCGTGTTCGGGGAAAACCGCGTGCAGGAAGCGCAGGGTAAGTGGCCGCAGTTGCGCGAGACAACTTCCGATATCGCGCTGCATCTGGTCGGACAGCTTCAGTCGAACAAGGCGGACGAGGCCGTGGCGTTGTTCGACGCCATCCACGGCGTGGACCGCCCCTCGCTGGTGGCGGCGCTCGCCAAGGCGATGGACAAGGCAGATCGTCGCCCTGCCTGCTTCCTCCAGGTCAATATCGGTGACGAGCCCCAAAAGGGCGGCTGCCCAGTCGCGGAACTGCCCGCGCTGCTTGCCGAAGCGAGGGCTGCCAGCCTGCCCGTCGCGGGCCTGATGTGCGTACCCCCCGCCGATCTGGAGGCTGCCCCCTATTTCGCGCTGCTCGCCAAGCTGGCGCGCGACTATGGGCTGGAGGGGCTGAGCATGGGCATGTCGAGCGACTACGAGACTGCGGTGACGCTCGGGGCCACTCATATCCGCGTCGGTACGGCGCTGTTCGGAGAACGGGCGTGA
- the ribA gene encoding GTP cyclohydrolase II produces the protein MDARAAAEAVDALRRGWPIAIRGAEGTLRLLAIETGDGERLAAFDPAGAAPVLLSAGRAATLKLANQRDAATPDAPVLVERVDWLDFDAATALADPQFDLATPLKGPFRAIPVMHADAAAAALRLARIAGLLPAFFVLEGYAEDAITLADIDAHEDADRLRIVGRARLPVEAAEDSEIVAFRTDEMPGEHIALLIGQPNGEAPLVRLHSECLTGDMLGSLKCDCGPQLKAAIAEISRSGWGILLYLRQEGRGIGLINKLRAYALQDQGFDTVDANTRLGFAIDARNFRVAARMLALLGQPRIRLLTNNPQKVETLRAAGVDVLERVPHVLPANPHNARYLATKRDRTGHEF, from the coding sequence ATGGACGCGCGTGCTGCCGCCGAAGCCGTGGACGCGCTGCGTCGCGGCTGGCCGATCGCCATTCGTGGCGCAGAGGGTACCCTCCGGCTGCTCGCGATCGAGACCGGCGACGGCGAGCGGCTGGCGGCGTTCGATCCTGCCGGGGCCGCGCCGGTGCTGCTCTCGGCGGGCCGCGCCGCGACGCTAAAGCTCGCCAACCAGCGCGATGCGGCAACGCCCGATGCACCGGTGCTGGTCGAGCGGGTGGACTGGCTGGACTTCGACGCAGCGACCGCGCTGGCCGACCCGCAGTTCGACCTCGCCACCCCGCTCAAGGGTCCTTTCCGCGCGATTCCGGTGATGCATGCCGATGCGGCCGCGGCGGCGCTGCGGCTGGCGCGGATCGCCGGGCTGCTGCCGGCCTTCTTCGTGCTCGAAGGCTATGCCGAGGACGCAATCACCCTTGCCGATATCGACGCACACGAGGATGCCGATCGCCTGCGCATCGTCGGCCGCGCGCGGCTGCCGGTGGAAGCGGCCGAGGATTCCGAGATCGTCGCATTCCGCACCGACGAGATGCCGGGCGAGCATATCGCGCTGCTGATCGGCCAACCGAACGGCGAGGCGCCGCTGGTGCGGCTGCACAGCGAATGCCTGACCGGCGACATGCTCGGCAGCCTGAAGTGCGATTGCGGCCCGCAATTAAAGGCAGCGATTGCCGAGATTTCCAGGAGCGGCTGGGGTATCCTGCTCTATCTGCGCCAGGAAGGCCGCGGCATCGGCCTGATCAACAAGCTGCGTGCCTATGCGCTGCAAGACCAGGGCTTCGATACGGTGGATGCGAACACGCGGCTGGGCTTCGCAATCGACGCGCGTAATTTCCGCGTCGCGGCGCGGATGCTGGCGCTGCTCGGGCAGCCGCGCATCCGGCTGCTCACCAACAACCCGCAAAAGGTCGAAACACTGCGGGCTGCCGGCGTCGACGTGCTGGAGCGGGTTCCGCACGTGCTGCCGGCCAACCCCCACAACGCGCGATACCTGGCTACCAAACGGGATCGCACCGGGCACGAGTTCTGA
- a CDS encoding exodeoxyribonuclease III has translation MKIASWNINSVRFRLPIVEQFLREEAPDILCLQETKVIDGDFPEGPFRELGYTHVIKHGQRMHHGVAILSRVPVTEDDRLDWQANQEARHVGVRLPNGVRLENVYVPAGGDVPDREVNPKFGQKLDFVQRMTEWSQALDVPTILTGDFNIAPLEADVWSHKQLLDVVSHTPIEVEALGRLKAAHGWVDLGRKFIPAPARCYTWWSYRAKDWAASDRGRRLDHMWASPEVAAKATAHKVCEPCRAWLKPSDHVPIVTEFDF, from the coding sequence GTGAAGATCGCCTCCTGGAACATCAACTCCGTCCGCTTCCGCCTGCCCATCGTCGAGCAGTTCCTGCGTGAGGAGGCCCCTGACATCCTGTGTCTCCAGGAGACCAAGGTGATCGACGGCGATTTCCCCGAGGGGCCGTTCCGCGAGCTCGGCTACACCCATGTCATCAAGCACGGGCAGCGGATGCATCACGGCGTCGCGATCCTCTCCCGCGTGCCGGTGACCGAGGACGATCGGCTGGACTGGCAGGCGAATCAGGAAGCGCGGCATGTCGGCGTGCGGCTGCCCAACGGCGTGCGGCTCGAGAATGTCTATGTTCCCGCCGGCGGCGACGTGCCCGATCGCGAGGTGAACCCCAAGTTCGGCCAGAAGCTCGATTTCGTCCAGCGGATGACCGAATGGTCACAAGCGCTCGACGTGCCGACCATCCTCACCGGCGACTTCAACATCGCCCCCCTCGAAGCGGACGTGTGGAGCCATAAGCAGCTGCTCGACGTCGTTAGCCATACCCCGATCGAAGTGGAAGCGCTGGGCCGACTGAAGGCGGCGCATGGCTGGGTCGATCTGGGCCGCAAGTTCATCCCTGCGCCAGCGCGCTGCTACACCTGGTGGAGCTACCGCGCCAAGGACTGGGCCGCCTCCGATCGCGGGCGGCGGCTCGACCATATGTGGGCCAGCCCCGAGGTTGCGGCCAAGGCGACGGCCCACAAGGTGTGCGAGCCGTGCCGCGCCTGGCTCAAGCCTTCGGACCATGTACCGATCGTAACGGAGTTCGACTTCTGA
- a CDS encoding HAD family hydrolase: MNDLSSAPKTLPVRFDGIIFDFDGVLLESEYAGNKHVADYLTSIGHPTTPEHSMAHFMGLAGHDFLAAVERWIGRPVPEDFHAARADEDARVLEQGLPAVAGALRFLESLPADLPKAIASSSPTHWLDTHLRHLGVRDLFGDKLFSGREHVANGKPAPDLYFHAAAAIGVPIERCVILEDSPVGVQGAVASGATVIGLCAGAHCAADHGERLRALGVQHIAHDFDDVARLIA, from the coding sequence GTGAACGATCTTTCCTCGGCGCCGAAGACGCTCCCGGTGCGCTTCGACGGCATCATCTTCGATTTCGACGGGGTGCTGCTTGAGAGCGAATATGCCGGCAACAAGCATGTCGCCGACTATCTGACGAGCATCGGCCACCCGACGACCCCCGAACATTCGATGGCGCATTTCATGGGACTGGCGGGACATGACTTTCTTGCCGCCGTCGAACGCTGGATCGGCCGTCCTGTGCCGGAGGATTTCCATGCCGCCCGCGCCGACGAAGACGCGCGGGTGCTGGAACAGGGGCTGCCCGCGGTTGCCGGGGCGCTGCGCTTTCTCGAAAGCCTGCCGGCGGATCTGCCTAAGGCGATCGCCTCGTCCAGCCCGACGCATTGGCTCGACACCCACCTTCGCCATCTGGGGGTGCGCGACCTGTTCGGCGACAAACTGTTCAGCGGCCGGGAACATGTCGCCAACGGCAAGCCCGCGCCCGACCTTTATTTCCACGCGGCTGCCGCGATCGGGGTGCCGATCGAACGGTGCGTGATCCTCGAGGATTCGCCGGTCGGCGTGCAAGGCGCGGTGGCGTCCGGTGCGACGGTGATCGGTCTGTGCGCCGGCGCCCATTGTGCAGCGGATCATGGCGAGCGGCTCCGGGCGCTCGGCGTCCAGCACATCGCACACGACTTTGACGACGTCGCCCGGTTGATTGCCTAA
- a CDS encoding DUF3576 domain-containing protein: MNRLLRFAILGSLAVSAAACSHSKKGVDADLAASKVTTIGVNAYLWRATLDTLSFMPLLQTDSNGGVIVTDWYVNPNVPTERMKVTVTVLDQDLRADALRVAALREVNRSGAWVSAPVQAATVQKLEDIILTRARDLRRAAVATK, translated from the coding sequence ATGAACCGCCTGTTGCGCTTTGCGATCCTGGGGTCGCTCGCTGTTTCCGCCGCCGCCTGCAGCCATTCGAAGAAGGGCGTCGATGCGGATCTGGCGGCGTCGAAGGTGACGACGATCGGCGTGAACGCCTATCTGTGGCGCGCCACGCTGGACACGCTGAGCTTCATGCCGCTGCTCCAGACCGATTCGAACGGCGGCGTGATCGTGACCGACTGGTATGTGAATCCCAACGTGCCCACCGAGCGGATGAAGGTGACGGTGACCGTGCTCGACCAGGATCTGCGCGCCGATGCGCTGCGCGTCGCGGCGCTGCGCGAAGTAAACCGCAGCGGCGCCTGGGTCTCGGCACCCGTACAGGCCGCCACCGTCCAGAAGCTGGAAGACATCATCCTGACCCGTGCCCGCGACCTGCGCCGCGCGGCCGTCGCCACCAAGTAA
- the holA gene encoding DNA polymerase III subunit delta, whose translation MKANAGQIRAAVDSPRPDTRLYLLHGPDEAGAADLAQRLGRALGPDVERIDIDMKMLRDQPGLLADEAASLSLFGGARYIRVQGIEEGAAEAIALLLGAERAGNPVVAIGPNLKTSGKLVKAAIAAPTAMAFACYVPEGAGAAQLAGTIAREHGLRLTGDVPHRLALASAGDRAVLTREIEKLALFLDADPEHPRDADGAALDAIGADLGEGELFGAIEAVLDGRVTEVGEELAKVGEGGGSAIPLMRQLVRRLMTLAELRAEMDQGASVDDAMERHRVFFKERPATGRALRRWSAPQIARAIERVRTAERAMMSSGSAGELLAEVECVAIARAAARAKG comes from the coding sequence GTGAAGGCCAATGCGGGCCAGATCCGCGCGGCGGTAGACTCGCCCAGGCCCGATACCCGGCTCTATTTGCTCCACGGCCCCGACGAAGCGGGCGCCGCCGATCTCGCCCAGCGGCTCGGCAGGGCGCTGGGGCCGGACGTGGAGCGCATCGACATCGACATGAAGATGCTGCGCGATCAGCCCGGGCTTCTCGCCGACGAGGCAGCGTCGCTGTCGCTGTTCGGCGGCGCGCGCTACATTCGGGTGCAGGGCATCGAGGAAGGCGCGGCCGAGGCGATCGCGCTGCTGCTCGGCGCGGAGCGCGCGGGCAACCCGGTGGTCGCGATCGGGCCGAACCTCAAGACCAGTGGCAAGCTGGTGAAGGCCGCGATTGCCGCGCCGACCGCGATGGCCTTCGCCTGCTACGTCCCCGAAGGCGCAGGTGCGGCGCAGCTGGCCGGCACCATCGCGCGGGAGCATGGCCTGCGCCTCACCGGCGACGTGCCGCACCGGCTGGCACTGGCCTCGGCCGGCGACCGCGCGGTGCTGACCCGCGAGATCGAGAAGCTCGCGCTGTTCCTCGACGCCGATCCCGAACATCCGCGCGATGCCGATGGCGCTGCGCTCGACGCGATCGGCGCGGACCTCGGCGAGGGCGAGCTGTTCGGCGCGATCGAGGCGGTGCTCGACGGACGCGTGACGGAGGTTGGTGAGGAGCTGGCCAAGGTCGGCGAAGGCGGCGGCTCGGCGATTCCCTTGATGCGCCAGCTGGTACGCCGCCTGATGACGCTGGCGGAATTGCGCGCCGAGATGGACCAGGGCGCCAGCGTCGACGACGCGATGGAGCGCCACCGCGTGTTCTTCAAGGAACGCCCGGCGACGGGGCGTGCGCTGCGCCGCTGGTCCGCGCCGCAGATCGCGCGGGCGATCGAGCGGGTGCGGACGGCCGAGCGGGCGATGATGAGCAGCGGCAGCGCGGGGGAGTTGCTCGCCGAGGTGGAATGCGTGGCGATCGCCCGGGCAGCGGCACGAGCGAAGGGCTGA
- the lptE gene encoding LPS assembly lipoprotein LptE, translated as MNKTVALLAPLAFALSACGLHPMYQGGSGGAVATTLSAVEVAPIQGQSGWLVSNALKDRLANNGGAATYRLEVKLDDQIIGLGVRRDDSVSRERRTLRARYQLIDLRNGQVVLDATAGSDAGIDVVGSEYATIAAEKSALERLSGIVADQIVARLARTVREGGARPK; from the coding sequence ATGAACAAGACCGTCGCCCTGCTCGCCCCCCTCGCCTTCGCGCTCTCCGCGTGCGGGCTGCATCCGATGTACCAGGGGGGCAGCGGCGGCGCGGTCGCGACGACGCTGTCGGCGGTCGAAGTCGCGCCGATCCAGGGCCAGTCGGGCTGGCTGGTCTCGAACGCGCTCAAGGACCGGCTGGCGAACAATGGCGGCGCGGCGACGTACCGGCTCGAAGTGAAGCTCGACGACCAGATCATCGGCCTGGGCGTACGGCGCGACGACTCGGTCTCGCGCGAGCGGCGGACGCTGCGCGCGCGCTACCAGCTGATCGATTTGCGAAACGGCCAGGTCGTGCTGGACGCCACCGCCGGGTCGGATGCAGGCATTGACGTGGTCGGCTCCGAATACGCCACGATCGCCGCTGAGAAGTCGGCGCTGGAGCGGCTCTCGGGCATCGTCGCCGACCAGATCGTCGCGCGGCTGGCGCGGACGGTGCGCGAAGGCGGCGCGCGGCCCAAGTGA
- a CDS encoding thiamine phosphate synthase, translated as MRRAIGIAMPTRHPPIPRQWLMTDPRLGDRLWEALDRLPRGSGVIFRHYQLPLPARRALFARIVQVARRRGLVLLRAGAEPMRGEQGTHGQRGRGLTTWPVHSRREAAAAIRAGADALLVSPVFPTRSHPGAPVLGPVRFGLFVRGLGVPVIALGGMNAHNARRLHGMGIHGWAAIDAWAR; from the coding sequence ATGAGGCGGGCTATAGGCATCGCGATGCCGACCCGCCACCCCCCAATCCCGCGCCAGTGGCTGATGACCGACCCCCGGCTCGGCGATCGCCTATGGGAGGCACTGGACCGGCTGCCGCGCGGCAGTGGCGTGATCTTCCGCCATTACCAGCTGCCCTTGCCTGCGCGCCGGGCTCTGTTCGCACGCATCGTCCAGGTCGCACGGCGACGCGGCCTGGTGCTACTGCGCGCGGGAGCCGAGCCGATGCGCGGCGAGCAAGGCACGCACGGCCAGCGCGGCCGCGGACTTACGACCTGGCCCGTACATTCGCGGCGCGAGGCGGCGGCAGCGATTCGGGCGGGCGCCGACGCGCTGCTGGTTTCGCCGGTCTTCCCCACCCGCTCGCATCCCGGGGCGCCGGTGCTGGGGCCGGTGCGATTCGGCCTCTTCGTCCGCGGCCTTGGCGTACCGGTGATCGCCCTCGGCGGCATGAACGCGCATAATGCGCGGCGCCTGCACGGGATGGGAATTCATGGCTGGGCGGCAATCGACGCCTGGGCCCGCTAG
- a CDS encoding LolA family protein: protein MFSRSFALSALAAPLLVAAAPAPELAQVQAHLKAVTTMVADFSQEDRNGRVLTGTMTLKKPGKIRFQYEKGVPQLIVADGSSLYFIDYQVRQVQRWPVGNSPLRVLFDPSKMESYATVKPTADQRVISVEVHDPKKPEYGRITMVFQKDAAAPGGLKLQGWVALDAQSNRTTIRLTNQRFNGAVADSAFRWTDPRPQGRTH, encoded by the coding sequence GTGTTTTCCCGTTCTTTCGCCCTGTCGGCGCTTGCCGCCCCGCTGCTCGTCGCCGCTGCGCCGGCGCCCGAACTGGCGCAGGTCCAGGCGCATCTGAAGGCGGTCACCACCATGGTCGCGGACTTCAGCCAGGAAGACCGAAACGGCCGCGTGCTGACCGGCACGATGACGCTGAAGAAGCCCGGCAAGATCCGCTTCCAGTATGAGAAGGGCGTGCCCCAGCTGATCGTGGCGGACGGCAGCAGCCTCTATTTCATCGATTATCAGGTGCGGCAGGTACAGCGCTGGCCGGTCGGCAACTCGCCGCTGCGCGTGCTGTTCGATCCCTCCAAGATGGAAAGCTATGCTACGGTGAAGCCCACCGCAGACCAGCGGGTCATCTCGGTCGAGGTGCATGATCCCAAAAAGCCGGAATATGGCCGGATCACGATGGTCTTCCAGAAGGACGCCGCCGCCCCCGGCGGCCTCAAGCTTCAGGGCTGGGTCGCGCTCGATGCACAGAGCAATCGGACGACGATCCGGCTTACCAACCAGCGCTTTAACGGTGCAGTGGCCGATTCGGCCTTTCGCTGGACCGATCCGCGCCCGCAGGGGCGGACACATTAA
- the leuS gene encoding leucine--tRNA ligase produces the protein MASRFNPLKADAAWQKAWEENRTFAARDDSPKPKSYVLEMFPYPSGRIHMGHVRNYTMGDVLARFRRMKGMEVLHPMGWDAFGMPAENAAMEKKVHPGAWTRQNIATMKAQLKRLGFALDWTREIATCEPDYYGQEQALFLDLYEAGLVYRKESAVNWDPVDMTVLANEQVIDGRGWRSGALVERRKLNQWFLKITDFADDLLEGLKSLEHWPDKVKLMQENWIGKSEGLQFTWSLSTGEGLTVYTTRPDTIFGASFVAIAADHPIAQALAAGNPEVQAFIERCKQGGTTAAELETQEKLGWNTGLTAQHPFDASWQVPVYIANFVLMDYGTGAVFGVPAHDQRDFEFATKYDLPIRRVVSEGDKTDPKFDGTEAYTGPGTLVNSHFLDGLDVVDAKREVIRRAEEGGWGTGSTVWRLRDWGVSRQRYWGTPIPIIHCEDCGPVGVPKDQLPVSLPEDVSFDVPGNPLDRHATWKHVDCPKCGKPARRETDTLDTFVDSSWYFLRFASQPSDKPFDKAVAEQWLPVGQYIGGVEHAILHLLYARFFTRALRHIGRIDVAEPFAGLFTQGMVTHASYYQLEEHEGLERKVYFEPTQVSFRADGSAYLTDTGAEVTVGRVEKMSKSKKNTVDPTEIVDQYGADATRWFVLSDSPPERDLEWSESGIEGAWRFVNRLWRLFDGLEAAEGEDKDLDRKLHRTIAGVAEDIEALTFNKAVAKLYELTAAIEKAKPSASRTAAIRALVRVVAPMVPHIAEEAWAAMGETGMIADAEWPAVDPALLIDDEVTIAVQVNGKLRDTLVMPKGAAKDVVEAAALASDKIVRLLEGNAPRKIIVVPDRLVNIVA, from the coding sequence ATGGCGTCTCGCTTCAATCCCTTGAAGGCGGACGCGGCGTGGCAGAAGGCGTGGGAGGAAAACCGCACCTTCGCCGCCCGCGACGATTCGCCCAAGCCGAAGTCCTATGTGCTCGAGATGTTCCCCTATCCCTCGGGGCGCATCCATATGGGCCATGTGCGCAACTACACGATGGGGGACGTGCTGGCACGCTTCCGCCGAATGAAGGGCATGGAAGTGCTCCATCCGATGGGCTGGGACGCCTTCGGCATGCCCGCCGAAAATGCCGCGATGGAGAAGAAGGTCCATCCGGGCGCCTGGACCCGCCAGAACATCGCGACGATGAAGGCGCAGCTCAAGCGTCTGGGCTTCGCACTGGACTGGACGCGCGAGATCGCGACCTGCGAGCCCGACTATTACGGCCAGGAACAGGCGCTGTTCCTCGACCTGTACGAAGCAGGTCTCGTCTACCGCAAGGAAAGCGCGGTCAACTGGGACCCGGTCGACATGACCGTGCTCGCCAACGAGCAGGTGATCGACGGGCGCGGCTGGCGCTCGGGCGCGCTGGTCGAGCGGCGCAAGCTCAACCAGTGGTTCCTCAAGATCACCGATTTCGCCGACGACCTGCTCGAAGGGCTGAAGAGCCTCGAGCATTGGCCGGACAAGGTGAAGCTGATGCAGGAAAACTGGATCGGCAAGTCGGAAGGCCTGCAGTTCACCTGGTCGCTATCCACCGGCGAGGGCCTGACCGTCTACACCACGCGGCCGGACACCATCTTCGGCGCGAGCTTCGTCGCGATCGCGGCGGACCATCCGATCGCGCAAGCGCTCGCCGCCGGCAACCCCGAAGTCCAGGCGTTCATCGAGCGCTGCAAGCAGGGCGGCACCACCGCGGCCGAGCTGGAGACGCAGGAAAAGCTCGGCTGGAACACCGGGCTCACCGCGCAGCATCCGTTCGACGCGAGCTGGCAGGTGCCGGTCTATATCGCGAACTTCGTGCTGATGGATTACGGCACCGGCGCCGTGTTCGGCGTGCCGGCGCATGACCAGCGCGACTTCGAATTCGCGACCAAATACGACCTGCCGATCCGCCGCGTCGTCTCCGAAGGCGACAAGACCGATCCCAAGTTCGACGGCACCGAGGCCTACACCGGCCCCGGCACGCTGGTGAACTCGCACTTCCTCGACGGCCTCGACGTGGTCGATGCCAAGCGCGAAGTGATCCGTCGCGCCGAAGAAGGCGGCTGGGGCACCGGCAGCACCGTGTGGCGCCTGCGCGACTGGGGCGTCAGCCGCCAGCGCTATTGGGGCACCCCGATCCCGATCATCCATTGCGAGGATTGCGGGCCCGTCGGCGTGCCGAAGGACCAGCTGCCGGTCTCGCTGCCCGAGGACGTGTCGTTCGACGTGCCCGGCAACCCGCTGGACCGCCACGCGACGTGGAAGCATGTCGATTGCCCCAAGTGCGGCAAGCCCGCGCGGCGCGAGACGGACACGCTCGACACCTTCGTCGATTCGAGCTGGTATTTCCTCCGCTTCGCCAGCCAGCCTTCGGACAAGCCGTTCGACAAGGCAGTGGCCGAGCAGTGGCTGCCGGTCGGCCAGTATATCGGCGGCGTCGAGCATGCGATCCTGCACCTGCTCTATGCGCGCTTCTTCACCCGGGCGCTGCGGCATATCGGCCGCATCGACGTGGCCGAGCCGTTCGCCGGGCTGTTCACGCAGGGGATGGTCACCCACGCCAGCTATTATCAGCTCGAAGAGCATGAGGGGCTGGAGCGGAAGGTGTATTTCGAGCCCACCCAGGTCTCGTTTCGCGCGGACGGATCGGCCTATCTGACCGATACCGGCGCCGAGGTTACCGTCGGCCGCGTCGAGAAGATGTCGAAGTCGAAGAAGAACACCGTCGACCCGACCGAGATCGTCGACCAGTATGGCGCCGATGCGACCCGCTGGTTCGTGCTTTCCGACAGCCCGCCCGAGCGCGACCTGGAATGGAGCGAGAGCGGCATCGAAGGCGCGTGGCGCTTCGTCAACCGGCTATGGCGCCTGTTCGACGGGCTGGAGGCGGCCGAAGGCGAGGACAAGGACCTCGACCGCAAGCTCCACCGCACCATCGCCGGCGTCGCCGAGGACATCGAGGCACTGACCTTCAACAAGGCCGTCGCCAAGCTCTACGAGCTGACCGCGGCGATCGAGAAGGCCAAGCCCTCCGCCTCGCGCACTGCGGCGATCCGCGCGCTGGTCCGCGTCGTGGCGCCGATGGTGCCGCACATTGCCGAAGAGGCCTGGGCGGCGATGGGCGAAACCGGCATGATCGCCGATGCGGAATGGCCGGCGGTCGATCCGGCGCTGCTGATCGACGACGAAGTGACGATCGCGGTGCAGGTCAACGGCAAGCTGCGCGACACGCTGGTGATGCCGAAGGGCGCGGCGAAGGACGTGGTCGAGGCCGCGGCACTTGCGTCGGACAAGATCGTTCGGCTGCTTGAAGGCAACGCACCGCGCAAGATCATCGTGGTGCCCGATCGATTGGTGAACATCGTCGCATGA